A genomic region of Pseudomonas sp. MPC6 contains the following coding sequences:
- a CDS encoding DUF72 domain-containing protein: MAAIHIGISGWRYTPWRGDFYPKGLTQKRELQFASRAVNSIEINGSFYALQRPERYAQWYAETPTGFVFSVKAQRFITHIRRLRDIHTPLANFFASGVLELWHQGKQPSDPQLIAPQQKPKVRKSREVFCYFDNDIKVRAPFDARSLLQRLHLDTNLATAPGEPAAEGVLP, encoded by the coding sequence ATGGCGGCGATTCACATTGGCATTTCAGGTTGGCGGTACACGCCCTGGCGGGGGGATTTCTACCCGAAGGGGTTGACCCAGAAGCGCGAATTGCAATTCGCGTCGCGGGCCGTCAACAGCATCGAAATCAATGGATCGTTTTACGCCCTGCAACGGCCCGAACGTTACGCCCAGTGGTACGCCGAAACGCCGACGGGCTTCGTGTTCAGTGTCAAAGCGCAACGCTTCATCACCCACATCAGGCGCCTGCGTGACATTCACACCCCCCTGGCCAATTTTTTCGCCTCCGGGGTGCTGGAACTCTGGCACCAGGGCAAGCAACCGAGCGACCCCCAGTTGATCGCGCCGCAGCAAAAACCCAAGGTGCGCAAATCCCGCGAGGTGTTCTGCTATTTCGACAATGACATCAAAGTCCGCGCGCCCTTCGATGCACGCAGCCTTCTGCAGCGCTTGCATCTCGACACAAATCTTGCCACTGCCCCCGGCGAGCCCGCTGCCGAAGGAGTGCTGCCATGA
- a CDS encoding endonuclease/exonuclease/phosphatase family protein — translation MNSSEQLSVSDDQPHTIAAVRRFTVLTVNTHKGFTALNRRFILPELREAVRSVSADVVFLQEVHGTHEHHPARYSNWPQMPQYEFLADTLWPQFAYGRNAVYPAGDHGNALLSKFQIIRHDNLDVSISGHENRGILHCVLRLPGDGQEVHAICVHLGLRESHRNAQLKLLASRLAELPAEAPVVVAGDFNDWRQRADALLKPCGLREVFAELHGKPARSFPARLPALRLDRIYVRNLKASRPQVLAARPWSHLSDHAPLSVEIEL, via the coding sequence ATGAATAGTTCCGAGCAGCTCAGCGTATCGGATGATCAGCCACACACCATTGCCGCGGTACGCCGCTTCACCGTCCTGACGGTCAACACCCACAAGGGCTTCACCGCCTTGAACCGGCGCTTCATCCTGCCCGAATTGCGCGAAGCGGTGCGTAGCGTGTCGGCCGACGTGGTGTTCTTGCAGGAGGTTCACGGCACCCACGAGCATCATCCGGCGCGTTACAGCAACTGGCCGCAGATGCCGCAGTATGAATTCCTCGCCGACACCCTGTGGCCGCAGTTCGCCTATGGGCGCAACGCGGTCTACCCGGCGGGGGATCACGGCAATGCGCTGCTGTCGAAATTCCAGATCATTCGCCATGACAATCTCGACGTGTCCATCAGCGGCCATGAGAACCGCGGCATCCTGCATTGCGTGCTGCGCCTGCCCGGCGACGGCCAGGAAGTGCACGCCATTTGCGTCCACCTGGGCCTGCGCGAAAGCCACCGTAATGCACAGCTGAAGCTATTGGCCAGCCGCCTTGCAGAGTTGCCGGCCGAGGCGCCGGTGGTGGTCGCCGGTGACTTCAACGACTGGCGCCAGCGCGCCGACGCGCTGCTCAAGCCCTGCGGTCTGCGAGAAGTGTTCGCCGAACTCCACGGCAAACCGGCGCGCAGTTTCCCGGCACGCCTGCCGGCGTTGCGCCTGGACCGCATCTACGTGCGCAACCTCAAGGCCAGCCGTCCGCAAGTGTTGGCGGCGCGCCCCTGGTCCCACCTCTCCGATCACGCACCGCTGTCGGTGGAGATCGAGTTATGA
- a CDS encoding mechanosensitive ion channel domain-containing protein, with protein sequence MLKFKTAILLGALLFLGSNELEAATLPGVPDATEEAAKAEPLVQGGLLGAISSSIDDVQDKLDLNENLVDAWRLRADRAVDEVDKLVNRPSSRSGWSEAGDFLMLSGVWLGVFALLTVLGGILAKRLNQGHWLRTRQRSQGLLTYLLPYTLPAVICLPLTLYVSHFLPASVGRALALCFAYATSSGIFSTSMLLCVIVMFNTGHKRTAVQLIRDYCPRPLFLIGFLAALSDALTSPQIARQLGANITSGIAVFTGLFASIIFGLLVIHLRRPVAHLIRNRPLAQRLKQPSLQESLRIFSWLWYWPILLMVMVSVINLIGVGEDNQKALRCALFTTILLIATVFLSTIFQHMFKSSQAEALKRSSAYKERFLSLLHALSRIVMAVAFIEVLGRIWGVSLFEFAERNSVGRAISDSLSSIGLIFLVTWLLWVVLDTAIQEALKPPVNKRAAQPSTRVKTILPLLRNAIKIILVVICAITTMANLGINVAPLLAGAGVVGLAIGFGSQQLVQDVITGLFIIIEDTLSIGDWVVLDSGHAGTVEGLTIRTLRLRDGKGFVHSVPFGQIKAVTNQSRQFAYAFFSVQFTYDTDVDKAIELIREAGDSIRDDAFLKYNLQGPLDVFGVDKMDLNGVVLTAQFRTVSGGQYAVSRAFNQRLKKLVDNSPWVHFAQTYPQQVLMPGRRVDEPEDAGGMAEHSSVLLPDQPRTQ encoded by the coding sequence TTGCTCAAATTCAAGACCGCGATACTGCTGGGGGCGTTGCTGTTCTTAGGCAGCAACGAGCTGGAAGCCGCCACACTGCCGGGTGTTCCTGACGCCACGGAGGAAGCCGCAAAGGCCGAGCCACTGGTGCAGGGCGGTTTGCTCGGGGCCATCAGCTCCAGCATCGACGACGTTCAGGACAAGCTCGATCTCAACGAAAACCTGGTCGACGCCTGGCGCTTGCGGGCGGATCGGGCGGTGGATGAAGTGGACAAGCTGGTCAATCGGCCCTCGAGTCGTTCAGGCTGGAGCGAGGCGGGTGATTTTCTGATGTTGTCCGGGGTCTGGCTCGGTGTCTTTGCCTTGCTCACCGTACTCGGTGGCATTCTCGCCAAACGCCTGAACCAGGGGCACTGGCTGCGGACCCGCCAACGCAGCCAGGGTTTGCTCACCTACTTGCTGCCTTACACCTTGCCGGCCGTGATCTGCCTGCCCTTGACGCTCTATGTCAGCCACTTCCTGCCAGCCTCGGTGGGTCGCGCCCTGGCATTGTGCTTCGCCTACGCCACCAGCAGCGGCATTTTCTCCACCTCGATGCTGCTCTGCGTGATTGTCATGTTCAACACCGGACACAAGCGCACGGCGGTGCAGCTCATCCGCGATTACTGCCCCAGACCGCTGTTTCTGATCGGCTTCCTCGCAGCGCTCAGCGACGCCTTGACCAGCCCGCAAATCGCCCGGCAACTGGGCGCCAATATCACCAGCGGCATTGCGGTGTTTACCGGTCTGTTCGCCTCGATCATCTTCGGTTTGCTGGTGATCCATCTGCGTCGTCCGGTGGCGCACCTGATTCGCAATCGACCGCTGGCCCAACGCCTCAAACAGCCTTCGTTACAGGAATCGCTGCGAATTTTTTCCTGGCTCTGGTATTGGCCGATCCTGCTGATGGTCATGGTCTCGGTGATCAACCTGATCGGCGTCGGCGAGGACAATCAAAAGGCGCTGCGCTGTGCGCTGTTCACCACCATTTTGCTGATTGCCACGGTATTTCTCAGCACGATCTTCCAGCATATGTTCAAGTCGAGCCAGGCCGAAGCGCTCAAGCGCAGCAGCGCTTACAAGGAGCGGTTTCTCAGCCTGCTGCACGCCTTGTCGCGGATCGTCATGGCGGTGGCTTTCATTGAAGTCCTCGGGCGGATCTGGGGTGTGTCGCTATTCGAGTTTGCCGAGCGCAACTCGGTGGGCCGTGCCATCAGCGATTCGTTGAGCAGCATCGGGCTTATCTTTCTGGTCACCTGGCTGCTCTGGGTAGTGCTCGATACGGCGATCCAGGAAGCACTGAAACCGCCGGTCAACAAACGCGCGGCGCAACCCAGTACACGCGTCAAAACCATCCTGCCGCTGCTGCGCAACGCGATCAAAATCATCCTGGTGGTGATCTGTGCGATCACCACCATGGCCAACCTGGGCATCAACGTCGCACCGCTGCTGGCCGGCGCCGGGGTGGTCGGCCTGGCCATCGGTTTCGGCTCGCAGCAACTGGTGCAGGACGTCATCACCGGGCTGTTCATCATCATCGAAGACACCTTGTCGATCGGCGACTGGGTGGTGCTCGATTCCGGTCACGCCGGTACGGTCGAAGGCCTGACCATCCGCACGTTGCGCCTGCGTGACGGCAAGGGGTTCGTGCACTCGGTGCCGTTCGGGCAGATCAAGGCGGTGACCAACCAATCGCGACAATTCGCTTATGCGTTTTTCTCGGTGCAGTTCACCTATGACACTGACGTGGACAAGGCCATCGAACTGATCCGCGAGGCGGGTGATTCGATCCGTGACGATGCGTTCCTCAAGTACAACCTGCAAGGGCCGCTGGATGTGTTTGGCGTCGACAAGATGGACCTCAACGGCGTGGTGCTGACGGCGCAGTTCCGCACTGTGTCGGGCGGGCAATATGCGGTGAGCCGGGCGTTCAATCAGCGCTTGAAAAAGCTTGTGGATAACAGCCCGTGGGTGCATTTCGCGCAGACTTATCCACAGCAGGTGTTGATGCCTGGGCGCCGGGTGGATGAGCCGGAAGACGCCGGGGGGATGGCGGAGCATTCGTCGGTGTTGTTGCCGGATCAGCCGCGGACCCAGTAG
- a CDS encoding DEAD/DEAH box helicase → MNLPIPADSALTGFHPAVSAWFGNTFPTVTAAQARAWPLIRQHRSTLIAAPTGSGKTLTAFLAVIDDLVHRGLETAGGLPDETLVVYVSPLKALSNDIQINLQNPLAGITEQLRLMGLPELQITTAVRTGDTPQKDRSAMRRTAPHILVTTPESLYVLLGSDSGRQMLKTTRTVIVDEIHAIAASKRGSHLALSLERLQALCTQPLMRIGLSATQKPIEAVSRFLVGRDRPCDIIDIGHARPRDLDIEVPPVPLSAVMANDVWELVYDRLAALAREHRTTLIFVNTRRLAERLSRHLSERLGKDAVAAHHGSLAKEFRLDAEQRLKRGDLQVLIATASLELGIDIGDVDLVCQIASPRSIAGFLQRVGRSGHQVGGTPKGRLFATTRDDLIECIALLDCVRRGELDTLQIPRAPLDVLAQQIIAEVSCQEWQEQALLELFRRASPYAELDEQHYQALLHMLADGYNGRQGIRSAYLHRDAVTRTLRGRRGSKLTAVTSGGTIPDNADYSVLLEPQGLNIGSVNEDFAVESIAGDVFQLGNTSYRILRVETGKVRVEDAQGQPPTIPFWLGEAPGRSDELSFAVARLQGQLDDLLGATPGDLQPALDWLTDTLGLNLASAEQLVDYLARARLTLGALPSQDTLVMERFFDESGGTQLIIHTPFGSRINRAWGMALRKRFCRTFNFELQAAASEDAIVLSLSSSHSFELDEVWRYLHSHRAEHILTQAVLEAPLFGVRWRWNAGVALALPRYTGGRKVAPQIQRMKSEDLIASVFPDQIACVENLAGEREIPEHPLVEQTLDDCLHDAMDCEGWLALLRRMERGDVRLISRDLPAPSPLAAEILSARPYTFLDDAPLEERRTQAVLNRRWTDPQSTDDLGALDAEAIQAVRDEAWPAPTGIDEMHETLMSLACITDAEAQANPHWREWLNALADSGRASRLQINPAQSLWLALERLTCVQAIYPHAPLSPPLEALPGFDEVWNTDAAALEVVRGRLSAFGPLPLHAIAAPLGLPTIQVTQALAQLEREGYVLRGQFTPGAPQEEWCERHLLARIHRYTVKRLRREIEPVALQDFMRFLFDWQHLSAATQGQGSAVLPAIVAQFEGYPAAASAWDSDILPARIKGYSASWLDDLCRSGKLVWTRLTARNKSASMALRSTPILLLPRSQVGLWSSLTEQTPVDELSPKTQKVHQALSQHGALFFDELMHEAHLLRSELEIALQELVGAGLVNADSFAGLRALITPASKRQARSSRRGRGAFVGGMDDAGRWALLRRAAAAPVVDNKRPAPTPGDTLEHIAMTLLRRYGVVFWRLLEREADWLPSWRELLRTFHRLEARGEIRGGRFVSGLAGEQFALPEAIPLLREVRRRPHDGSLVAVCGVDPLNLAGTLLPGAKVPALASNRLVYRDGLPAAAEIAGKQVFWLELDQQASAEVRSKLIRH, encoded by the coding sequence ATGAACCTGCCCATCCCCGCAGACAGCGCCCTGACAGGCTTCCACCCTGCCGTCAGCGCCTGGTTCGGCAACACGTTCCCGACGGTCACCGCCGCCCAGGCCCGGGCGTGGCCGTTGATTCGCCAGCACCGTTCAACATTGATCGCCGCCCCCACCGGGTCCGGCAAGACCCTCACCGCGTTTCTCGCGGTGATCGATGACCTGGTCCACCGCGGCCTGGAAACCGCCGGTGGCCTGCCCGACGAAACCCTGGTGGTCTACGTCTCGCCGCTGAAAGCCTTGTCCAACGACATCCAGATCAACCTGCAAAACCCGTTGGCCGGCATTACCGAGCAATTGCGCCTGATGGGCCTGCCCGAACTGCAGATCACGACCGCCGTGCGCACGGGCGATACGCCGCAAAAAGACCGCTCGGCCATGCGCAGGACAGCACCGCACATTCTGGTGACCACGCCGGAATCGCTGTACGTGCTGCTTGGCTCCGACTCGGGTCGGCAAATGCTCAAGACCACGCGCACGGTCATCGTCGACGAAATCCATGCCATTGCCGCCAGCAAACGCGGCAGCCACCTGGCCCTGAGCCTGGAACGCTTGCAGGCACTGTGCACGCAACCCTTGATGCGCATCGGCCTGTCTGCCACGCAAAAGCCGATCGAAGCGGTCTCGCGTTTTCTGGTCGGTCGCGACCGTCCGTGCGACATCATCGATATCGGCCACGCCCGGCCGCGCGACCTGGACATCGAAGTGCCGCCCGTGCCGTTATCGGCGGTGATGGCCAACGATGTCTGGGAACTGGTGTATGACCGCCTCGCCGCCCTCGCCCGCGAGCACCGGACCACGCTGATCTTCGTCAACACCCGGCGCCTGGCCGAACGCCTGAGCCGGCACTTGAGCGAGCGTCTGGGCAAGGACGCGGTCGCCGCCCACCACGGCAGCCTGGCCAAGGAGTTTCGCCTCGACGCCGAGCAACGGCTCAAGCGCGGCGACCTGCAAGTGCTGATCGCGACCGCCTCGCTGGAGTTGGGGATCGACATCGGCGACGTCGACCTGGTCTGCCAGATCGCCTCGCCGCGCTCGATTGCCGGGTTTCTGCAACGGGTCGGCCGCTCCGGGCACCAGGTCGGCGGCACGCCCAAGGGGCGGTTGTTTGCCACCACCCGCGATGACTTGATCGAATGCATCGCCCTGCTCGACTGCGTGCGTCGCGGCGAACTCGACACCTTGCAGATTCCCCGGGCACCGCTGGACGTACTCGCGCAACAGATCATCGCTGAAGTCAGCTGTCAGGAATGGCAGGAGCAGGCACTGCTGGAGCTGTTCCGCCGGGCCTCGCCTTATGCCGAACTCGACGAACAGCATTATCAGGCGCTGCTGCACATGCTCGCCGACGGCTACAACGGGCGTCAGGGCATCCGCAGCGCTTACCTGCACCGCGACGCCGTGACCCGCACGTTGCGCGGTCGTCGGGGCAGCAAACTGACCGCCGTGACCAGTGGCGGGACCATCCCGGACAACGCCGACTACAGCGTATTGCTGGAGCCTCAAGGGCTGAACATCGGCAGCGTCAACGAAGACTTCGCGGTGGAAAGCATCGCCGGCGACGTCTTCCAGCTAGGCAACACCTCTTATCGAATCCTGCGGGTGGAAACCGGCAAGGTCCGGGTCGAAGACGCTCAGGGTCAGCCGCCGACCATCCCGTTCTGGCTTGGTGAAGCACCCGGTCGCAGCGATGAACTGTCGTTTGCCGTGGCACGCTTGCAAGGGCAACTCGATGACCTGCTGGGCGCCACGCCCGGTGACTTGCAGCCCGCGCTCGACTGGTTGACCGACACCCTGGGCCTCAATCTGGCCAGTGCCGAGCAACTGGTGGATTACCTGGCTCGTGCACGGCTGACCCTCGGCGCCCTGCCCTCGCAAGACACGCTGGTGATGGAGCGGTTTTTCGACGAGTCCGGCGGCACCCAACTGATCATCCACACCCCGTTTGGCAGCCGTATCAACCGCGCCTGGGGGATGGCCCTGCGCAAGCGCTTCTGCCGCACCTTCAACTTTGAACTGCAGGCGGCCGCCAGCGAGGACGCCATTGTGCTGTCGCTGTCCAGCAGCCACAGCTTTGAGCTGGATGAGGTCTGGCGGTATCTGCACAGCCACCGCGCCGAGCACATCCTGACTCAAGCGGTGCTCGAAGCGCCGCTGTTCGGCGTACGCTGGCGCTGGAATGCCGGGGTGGCGCTGGCGCTGCCGCGTTACACCGGTGGGCGCAAAGTCGCACCGCAGATCCAGCGGATGAAAAGCGAAGACCTGATCGCCAGCGTGTTTCCCGATCAGATTGCCTGCGTGGAAAACCTCGCCGGCGAACGGGAGATTCCCGAGCATCCCCTGGTGGAACAAACCCTGGACGATTGCCTCCACGACGCCATGGACTGTGAAGGCTGGCTGGCCTTGTTGCGCCGCATGGAGCGTGGCGACGTGCGCCTGATCAGCCGCGACCTGCCTGCCCCCTCGCCGCTGGCGGCAGAAATCCTCAGCGCCCGGCCCTACACCTTTCTCGACGATGCGCCGCTGGAAGAGCGTCGCACGCAAGCCGTGCTCAATCGTCGCTGGACCGACCCGCAATCCACCGACGACCTCGGGGCGCTGGATGCCGAGGCCATTCAAGCCGTGCGCGACGAAGCCTGGCCCGCGCCCACGGGCATCGATGAAATGCATGAGACGTTGATGAGCCTGGCGTGCATCACCGATGCCGAGGCACAGGCCAACCCTCATTGGCGCGAATGGCTGAACGCCTTGGCCGACAGCGGCCGCGCCAGTCGCTTGCAGATCAACCCGGCGCAATCACTGTGGCTGGCGCTGGAGCGGCTGACCTGTGTGCAGGCGATTTATCCACACGCCCCATTGTCGCCGCCGCTGGAGGCGTTGCCGGGTTTCGATGAAGTCTGGAACACGGACGCTGCGGCACTTGAGGTGGTTCGCGGGCGGCTCAGCGCCTTTGGTCCGTTGCCGCTGCACGCGATTGCCGCCCCCTTGGGACTACCGACGATTCAGGTCACCCAGGCGCTGGCCCAACTGGAGCGCGAAGGCTATGTGCTGCGCGGCCAGTTCACGCCCGGAGCCCCGCAGGAAGAGTGGTGCGAACGGCATCTGCTGGCGCGTATTCATCGCTATACGGTCAAGCGTCTACGGCGGGAAATCGAGCCGGTAGCGCTGCAGGACTTCATGCGCTTTCTGTTTGACTGGCAGCATCTGTCCGCGGCGACCCAAGGCCAGGGCAGCGCGGTGTTGCCGGCGATTGTCGCTCAGTTCGAAGGCTACCCTGCCGCGGCTTCGGCCTGGGACAGCGACATTCTGCCGGCGCGGATCAAAGGGTATTCGGCGAGCTGGCTGGATGATCTGTGTCGCAGCGGCAAGCTGGTCTGGACCCGCCTGACTGCGCGCAACAAGAGCGCCAGCATGGCGTTGCGCAGCACGCCGATTCTGCTGCTGCCGCGCAGTCAGGTCGGGTTGTGGAGCAGCCTGACCGAGCAAACCCCGGTCGACGAACTGTCGCCGAAAACGCAAAAGGTTCACCAAGCCCTCAGTCAACACGGCGCACTGTTTTTCGATGAGCTGATGCACGAAGCGCACCTGCTGCGCTCGGAGCTGGAAATCGCCTTGCAGGAGCTGGTAGGCGCCGGACTGGTGAACGCCGACAGCTTCGCCGGCCTGCGAGCGCTGATCACCCCCGCCAGTAAACGCCAGGCCCGCAGCAGCCGACGCGGGCGCGGGGCGTTTGTCGGCGGGATGGACGATGCCGGGCGCTGGGCCTTGCTGCGCCGCGCAGCTGCCGCGCCGGTGGTGGATAACAAACGTCCGGCGCCGACGCCGGGCGATACCCTTGAACATATCGCCATGACCTTGCTGCGCCGCTATGGCGTGGTGTTCTGGCGTCTGCTGGAACGCGAGGCGGACTGGCTGCCAAGTTGGCGGGAATTGCTGCGCACCTTCCATCGGCTGGAGGCGCGGGGTGAGATTCGCGGCGGGCGGTTTGTCAGTGGTCTGGCGGGCGAGCAGTTCGCATTGCCTGAAGCGATTCCGTTGCTGCGCGAAGTTCGGCGCCGGCCCCATGACGGGAGTCTGGTAGCCGTGTGCGGGGTTGATCCGCTGAACCTCGCGGGTACGCTGTTGCCCGGCGCGAAAGTGCCGGCGTTGGCGAGTAATCGGTTGGTGTATCGCGATGGATTGCCGGCGGCGGCGGAGATTGCCGGCAAGCAGGTTTTCTGGCTGGAGTTGGATCAACAAGCCAGTGCTGAGGTGCGTAGCAAGCTGATCCGGCATTGA
- the clsB gene encoding cardiolipin synthase ClsB: protein MSSPSMEKTSVEHLSTTPPVREPGTVDVEYGWQGNNLVELLENGEAYFPRVFEAMRQAKSEILLETFIVFEDKVGNELQQVLIDAARRGVRVTASLDGFGCGELSSAFLAALSEAGVRIQIFDPAPKHFGIRTNWFRRLHRKIVVVDGTIAFIGGINFSADHLADFGPEAKQDYSVEVQGPAVADIHHFALLQSGRPARAKYWWQRRRQRRQELAFTDHDGQVRLVYRDNGEHTTDIEEVYRQVLRSAQRRVVIANAYFFPGYRLLREIRNAARRGVDVRLILQGQPDMMVAKLAARMTYDYLLKSGVQIYEYCERPLHGKVALVDEDWSTVGSSNLDPLSLSMNLEANVLIRDRAFNRILSERLEDLSDNHCKAMSVDKSPRGRVWHMTVGFLVFHFLRHFPAWAGWLPAHKPRLKPFSHTARSDT, encoded by the coding sequence ATGAGCAGCCCGTCGATGGAAAAAACCAGCGTGGAACACTTATCCACCACCCCGCCGGTCCGTGAGCCCGGCACGGTCGACGTCGAATACGGCTGGCAGGGCAACAATCTCGTGGAGCTGCTGGAAAACGGCGAAGCGTATTTTCCTAGGGTGTTCGAGGCCATGCGCCAGGCCAAGAGTGAAATCCTCCTGGAAACCTTCATCGTGTTCGAGGACAAGGTCGGCAATGAACTGCAGCAAGTGCTGATCGATGCCGCCAGACGCGGGGTGCGAGTCACCGCCAGTCTCGACGGTTTTGGCTGCGGCGAATTGAGCTCCGCCTTTCTCGCGGCGTTGAGCGAGGCCGGCGTGCGTATCCAGATATTCGATCCCGCTCCCAAGCACTTCGGCATTCGTACCAACTGGTTCCGTCGCCTGCACCGCAAGATAGTGGTCGTAGATGGCACGATTGCGTTCATTGGCGGGATCAATTTTTCCGCCGACCACCTGGCCGACTTCGGTCCCGAGGCCAAACAGGATTATTCGGTGGAAGTACAAGGCCCGGCAGTGGCCGACATCCATCACTTCGCACTGCTGCAAAGCGGCCGGCCGGCCCGGGCCAAATACTGGTGGCAACGTCGCCGCCAGCGGCGCCAGGAACTGGCCTTCACCGATCACGACGGCCAGGTGCGACTTGTCTATCGCGACAATGGCGAACACACGACCGATATCGAAGAGGTATACCGCCAGGTGCTGCGCAGCGCCCAACGGCGCGTGGTGATCGCCAACGCCTACTTCTTTCCCGGTTATCGCCTGCTGCGCGAAATCCGCAACGCGGCCCGGCGTGGCGTCGATGTGCGCCTGATCCTCCAAGGCCAGCCCGACATGATGGTGGCCAAACTCGCCGCGCGCATGACCTATGACTACCTGCTCAAATCCGGCGTGCAGATTTATGAATACTGCGAACGCCCGCTGCACGGCAAAGTCGCGCTGGTGGATGAGGACTGGAGCACGGTGGGTTCGAGCAACCTGGACCCGTTGAGCCTGTCCATGAACCTGGAAGCCAACGTGTTGATCCGCGATCGCGCCTTCAACCGGATATTGTCCGAACGCCTCGAGGACCTGAGTGACAATCACTGCAAGGCCATGTCCGTGGACAAATCACCCCGCGGACGGGTCTGGCACATGACCGTCGGCTTCCTGGTGTTCCACTTCCTGCGCCACTTCCCGGCCTGGGCCGGTTGGCTGCCGGCGCACAAGCCGCGCCTGAAACCTTTTTCCCACACCGCCCGGAGTGACACCTGA
- a CDS encoding MFS transporter, which produces MPIALLALTLSAFAIGTTEFVIVGLLPTIGADLGVSLPSAGLLVSLYALGVAIGAPVLTALTGKVPRKLLLLSLMVLFTLGNLLAWQAPSYESLIIARIVTGLAHGVFFSIGSTIATSLVPKEKAASAIAIMFTGLTVALVTGVPLGTFIGQHFGWRETFLAVSTLGVIAFIGSLLYVPKNITHSKPASLLEQLQVLKQPRLLLVYAMTAVGYGGSFTAFTFLAPILQDVSGFSASTVSLVLLVYGISVAVGNIWGGKLADKHGPIRALKVIFALLAAVLFVLTFTAGNPWLALATVLVWGAVAFGNVPGQQVYVVRQAEHYTPNAVDVASGLNIAAFNLGIAGGAWGGGLIVAHLGLIHTAWIGGLVVLVALALTAWSGRLDRLGPVYAEPAEGSARVIAGH; this is translated from the coding sequence ATGCCCATTGCCTTGCTCGCGCTGACCCTCAGCGCCTTCGCCATCGGGACGACAGAGTTCGTCATCGTAGGCTTGTTACCCACTATAGGCGCCGACCTCGGTGTTAGCCTGCCATCTGCAGGGCTGCTGGTCAGCCTCTATGCCCTGGGTGTCGCCATCGGTGCCCCGGTCTTGACCGCCCTGACCGGTAAAGTCCCGCGCAAATTGCTGCTGTTGTCGCTGATGGTGCTGTTCACCCTCGGCAACCTGCTGGCGTGGCAAGCACCGAGCTACGAATCGCTGATCATTGCGCGGATCGTCACCGGTCTGGCCCACGGGGTGTTTTTCTCGATCGGTTCGACCATCGCCACCAGTCTGGTGCCAAAGGAAAAAGCGGCCAGCGCGATCGCCATCATGTTCACCGGCCTGACCGTGGCGCTGGTCACCGGCGTGCCGCTGGGGACCTTCATCGGTCAGCATTTCGGCTGGCGTGAAACCTTCCTCGCCGTGTCCACGCTGGGTGTCATCGCCTTTATCGGCAGCCTGCTCTATGTACCGAAGAACATCACCCACAGCAAACCGGCCTCGCTGCTGGAACAATTGCAGGTACTCAAGCAACCCCGCTTGTTGCTGGTGTATGCGATGACCGCAGTCGGCTACGGCGGCTCATTCACCGCGTTTACCTTCCTGGCACCGATTCTCCAGGACGTTTCAGGCTTCAGCGCCAGCACTGTCAGCCTGGTGTTGCTGGTTTACGGGATCTCGGTGGCGGTCGGTAATATCTGGGGCGGCAAACTGGCAGACAAACATGGCCCGATCAGAGCCTTGAAAGTCATTTTCGCCCTGCTCGCCGCAGTCCTGTTCGTGCTGACCTTTACCGCGGGCAACCCATGGCTGGCCCTGGCGACCGTGCTGGTCTGGGGAGCAGTCGCGTTCGGTAACGTACCGGGCCAGCAGGTTTATGTAGTGCGCCAGGCCGAACACTACACCCCAAATGCAGTGGATGTGGCTTCCGGCCTGAACATCGCCGCCTTCAACCTCGGCATTGCCGGTGGCGCCTGGGGCGGTGGATTGATCGTCGCTCATCTGGGCTTGATCCATACGGCGTGGATTGGCGGCCTGGTGGTGCTGGTGGCGTTGGCGCTGACTGCCTGGAGTGGTCGTCTCGATCGGTTGGGTCCGGTGTATGCCGAACCGGCTGAAGGCTCGGCCCGCGTCATCGCTGGCCACTGA